The Cutaneotrichosporon cavernicola HIS019 DNA, chromosome: 5 DNA segment CATCCACTACACTTCACATCAATCACCAACACCATTCTGCTCGTTTCGCTCAACCCACGACACACGAGCTCATCATTCCTCCTCGTTTTATCCCTCGTGCATAGTCTGGGTCCGCCGGCTGCTTGAAACTTGACGCTCTTGGGCGGTGGGAACTTGTCAACAAACGCATCGTCATGACGGCCGAGGGCGCATCCTCGGCCGAGGTCTCGCGCCGGACATCGTCACGCGCGTCAACAACCTCAATACCAAACCGATTGCCTGAAGGCGGGCCAGGACCGGCGACGGAGGCATCGAGACTGGCGCGGAGTGCTTCGTGCAGCTCACactcgggctcggcctcTACCGACTCGTTCACATCAGCGACTGAGCGCtcggatgaggaggaggaggatgacgacgacgacgacgatgaagacgatgaagaggatCATTGTAAGCTATCTTGGTGATGGTGACTAACGTCAGACGaacgccagcgccgccagcgcatGCTGGAGAACCAgtctctcctcgccgagctcaacgTCTTCCGGGCGTCCATCTCCGAGCCAGCCCCACCACCAGCTCCACGCGCACCGCGGCGTTCGACAAAGCACGTCCAGCGCCACGATCGGTACGGGTACATCGTGTCACTCCCACCGCCGGGACAGAGACAGGTGTTAGCCGCGATCGTGGTGCGTACCGACCGTGGGACGCGCGCTGCCATCGACGCAGGCGAGTATGTCGACTGCACCGCCTGGGCGGAAGGGGAGGAACGTCGCTGGCGCTTTGGTAATGGAGAGGGAGTGTTGGAAGAaggggaggcggaggtcATAGGGGACGTTGGGCCCGACTTCCGGTGGAAGACCGTGGAAGCCGTCGACATGGAGCAGGAACGAGAGGCGGCCACGCGCGCGGCCATGGAGCTCGGGACTCCGGCTCCACCTCCAGAACCCGCGGTCAAGAAGAAGTACTCAGAACTGCCTGAGGGTACTTGTCATCAATGCCGGCGGCGCTCTGCCAAGGCTAAGATGCGCTGCCGGAACGTCAATCCGGAGTGTAGGAACTTGTTCTGTGAAACATGTTGCAAACGGTAAGCCGGTAAGGGAACTCGCTGACAGGAGATATCATTACTTCGCttttgacgaggaggatcgCAGCTTTGTCTGCCCTGTGTGTCTCGACAAGTGCAACTGCAAATACCACCTTGAAaagctcggcctcgggcaCCGAGCGGGCTCGGCGTTCAAGGCCCcgggcgagggtgaggaaTTACGGCCTGGTGAGACGGTTCAACACTACATCGAGCGGTATATCGAGAGCAAGGGCCGAGAGGATCCGCCGTTCGACCGCGTGCGGCTCGTCAACGAAGCTGAGGATGTGGTTGCGCCTCCGCTCACAGCGGAATGGGAGGAGtggctcgaggagcagcggTGCGAGCGACTCGGGATCAAGCGCAAGCGGAAGAACAAATCGAAGTCAGCCAAGGTGCTTGGTGGGAAGGGAAAGGGTGGCAAAGGAAGGGGGGGATGCAAGGTCTTGGTTGCGCCTGgcatcgagggcgagacgagCGAAAGTCTGGATGTTGGCGGTAAGAGTAATGTAAAAGGCAAGAGACGAGTGCTGCGGCCAAAACCGACTGGCGGCAAGAGCATCGAGCTGGTGGACGAGATCAACGCCGCTGCAGCTGCGAACAAGAGGAGGAAACACAACACGGACATTGTACCGGCCACAAGCACCCCCCTGTCCAACACTCCCTCCCAAACACCTGTGCTGGGCATCGGGagcacctccacctcacGCGGAACCAGTGCACCGATCTTTCTCCGCttccgcgcgccgcctcgcgtCCGCGAGATCGACTCGGACGGCGACAGCGTGCGCGGTTACTCGTCAGACGACAGCTTGGAATCGCATTCGCCGTCGATCTCAGGGCATCCGACGACGAACGActtcctcgcgcgcctggcGACCGCTGCCGCGCCAGCGTTGCCAATATTCCCCATTGcggggatggaggggatTCAGGGGATGGAGGTCGACAGTCTGCAGGCGCTGGAAATGGGCGTCAATATGACCGTAGACGGCTCTCTGCCTCCCGTTCTAGAccatctccctcccatACCTGGCTCTGACATCGGCCCTCTCCACAATGAAGGCCCACTGCCGCCCGTCGATCTCCGGCCTATACCCGATTCGGTTAACCCTCTCCACATGAACGCCCCCGGGCTCGGATTGAACGCCGACGT contains these protein-coding regions:
- a CDS encoding uncharacterized protein (Zinc-finger domain of monoamine-oxidase A repressor R1), translating into MTAEGASSAEVSRRTSSRASTTSIPNRLPEGGPGPATEASRLARSASCSSHSGSASTDSFTSATERSDEEEEDDDDDDDEDDEEDHYERQRRQRMLENQSLLAELNVFRASISEPAPPPAPRAPRRSTKHVQRHDRYGYIVSLPPPGQRQVLAAIVVRTDRGTRAAIDAGEYVDCTAWAEGEERRWRFGNGEGVLEEGEAEVIGDVGPDFRWKTVEAVDMEQEREAATRAAMELGTPAPPPEPAVKKKYSELPEGTCHQCRRRSAKAKMRCRNVNPECRNLFCETCCKRYHYFAFDEEDRSFVCPVCLDKCNCKYHLEKLGLGHRAGSAFKAPGEGEELRPGETVQHYIERYIESKGREDPPFDRVRLVNEAEDVVAPPLTAEWEEWLEEQRCERLGIKRKRKNKSKSAKVLGGKGKGGKGRGGCKVLVAPGIEGETSESLDVGGKSNVKGKRRVLRPKPTGGKSIELVDEINAAAAANKRRKHNTDIVPATSTPLSNTPSQTPVLGIGSTSTSRGTSAPIFLRFRAPPRVREIDSDGDSVRGYSSDDSLESHSPSISGHPTTNDFLARLATAAAPALPIFPIAGMEGIQGMEVDSLQALEMGVNMTVDGSLPPVLDHLPPIPGSDIGPLHNEGPLPPVDLRPIPDSVNPLHMNAPGLGLNADVPIAADAQLIQLVAEPSCLRLTLAPAASVASPVAPHRRTRFAIPELSPPGHDPLPALYPAFPELGYAYSSYPMYSPYTFSSALRARRVRDQEREHERKQASGNGNGNGHGLNEEDEAPEPSRKRRPPPPAAHIVRMPKHLKGQIDRRKHSHA